One segment of Pelecanus crispus isolate bPelCri1 chromosome 2, bPelCri1.pri, whole genome shotgun sequence DNA contains the following:
- the LOC142592914 gene encoding feather keratin 2-like — MACYDLCNPCGPTPLANSCNEPCVRQCEDSRVVIQPSTVVVTLPGPILSSFPQNTAVGSSTSAAVGSALSAQGVPISGGFGYGYGFGGLGCFGARRACYPC, encoded by the coding sequence atggcctgctacgacctctgcaacccctgcggacccaccccgctggctaacagctgcaacgagccctgcgtcAGGCAGTGCGAGGACTCCCGCGTCGTCATCCAGCCTTCCACCGTGGTGGTCACCCTGCCAgggcccatcctcagctccttcccccagaacaccgccgtcggatcctccacatcggctgccgtgggcagcgctctcagcgcccagggagtgcccatctccggcGGCTTCGGCTACGGCTACGGCTTcggaggcctgggctgcttcggcgccagaagagcctgctacccctgctaa